The region TCCATGGGTTGAGACCGTTCATATAGGACAGAATAAGTTTGAGCTGAACAACTCAATATAAGATGGATACAGTTATAAACGGAGAAACGGAAGTTTACGGTATTTTTGGTTATCCTGTAAAACACTCTAAATCTCCCCTCTTCCAGAATGCCGCCTTTTCCTATCTTGGTATAAACGCTGTATATCTTCCTTTCAGTGTGAAACCTGAAGATCTAAAAAATGCTGTTGAAGGTATAAGAGCTTTATCTATCAAAGGTGTGAATATTACAGTTCCACACAAAGAAGAAGTTCTAAAGCTTGTTAATGAGATCTCTGAAGAAGTCAAATACATAGGTGCCTCAAACACAATAAAAAATATAGATGGATATCTGATAGCATACAACACAGATGCGTACGGATTTATACAGGGTTTAAAGGAGCTTGTGGAAAATATATCAGGGAAAAAGGTTCTTGTTATCGGTGCAGGTGGAGCTTCAAGGGCTGTTGTTTACGGACTCATAAAAGAAGGGGCTGAAAAGATATATATATCAAACAGAACACTTAAAAGGGCTGAGGATATAATTAGAGACTTTTCAAAACTGAGCAGATTTACAGAAAAGATTTTAGAACCTTTACCATTATCACAGATAGAAGAGCTCCTGTGTAATGTTGATATTATCGTGAACACAACATCAGTTGGACTCAGGGATGAGGACAGACCTCTATTTGATTATTCTAAGATTGAGAAGAGACATATCGTCGTGGATATTATCTACAGAAAAACACCTCTACTAAAAGCTGCTGAAGAAAAAGGCTGTTTATGGCAGGACGGACTTCCAATGCTTCTTTATCAGGGAGCCAGATCATTTGAGATATGGACAGGAAAAAAAGCACCTATTAATATTATGAAAAAGGCTCTTTCTGATTAAAAAAATCCCCCTAAGTGGGGGATGGAGAGGGGAGGAGGTTTAGGAGAAAACATCATCGGCGCTTCATCTGATTATAAATATAAAACATATGATGTGAAAAAATTGTGAAGAAAAGTGGAATCAGATACCCAGTATTTTTATAACCACCCTTTTTGGTCTCTGACCATCATACTCAGCGTAAAATATCTCCTGCCATGGTCCAAGATCAAGTCTTCCTTCAGTAACAGGTAGTACAACCTGAAGATGTGTTAAAAGATTTTTTAGATGTGCATCACCGTTATCCTCACCTGTTAGATGGTGTCTGTAATCAGATCTGAATGGTGCCAGTTTTTCAAGCCAGTCCCATATATCCTGATGGAGACCTTCCTCATCATCCTGTATGAAAACAGAAGCTGTCAGATGCATTGCAGAAACAAGACAGAGACCTTCCTGAATACCAGATTTTCTTACAGCTTCCTGAACTCTTTCTGTGATTCTTACCAGTTCCCTTCTGTTTTTTGTATTGAATGTTAAATACTCAGTGTAAACCTTTGTTTTACCTTCCTTAAGCATACTTTTTCCTCCTGTACTCCTGAAGTCTGTTGTGTGCTTTTCTTGTAGGCTCTGGAAGTTTATAACCGTTCAGACATTTTATTACAAGTTCTAAAGATGAATCTACAGAGATATTATTACCTGGAGATACAAAGATAGGTTTTGTGTTCTTTTTTGTTCTAAGTATGTAACCTCTTTTCTCACCATCTATATAAACAGGCCTGTAACTCAAGTTTTTATTTTCAGGCTCTTCAAACTGACCAACAAGCTTGGATTTTCCACAGCCTACAGATATCTCTCCTGTTATAACACCAAAATGTGATGCTATTCCCATCTTCCTTGGATGAAGTATTCCCATACCGTCTATTATAAAAGCGTCAACCTCTGATCTTATCTTTTCGTAGGCGTCCAGTACAGGTGGAAGTTCTCTGTAAGCTAAAAATGTTGGTATATACGGAAAGTCTATCTCCCTCTCAGAGAAGACAGTTTCAACCTCTTTAAAGTTATCCTTTATATCAATAACTGTGATACAGGCTATAGCCACTGTCTCTTTTTTCCATATATCTGTAAATGTTACATCAACCCCTGCAACATATCTTATATCCTGAACAGGTCTTATATCTTTCAGCTGGAGTTTTTTTGAGAGTTCTATCTGTTCTCTTTTAAGCCTTTCTATTGTTTCTGGATCTACACCGCCAGGTATTATCATCCGAAAACCACCATATTATCCCGGTGTATAACCTCTGTGAACTTCTTCTTCAAAACCTTCTCAACATCCTTTGATTTAAGTCCCTTAATCTTTTTAATCTCCCTGTAGCTGTAATTGACTATACCTTTCCCGATTATCTTCCCATCCTCATTCTGTATAGCAACAACATCATTTTTTGAGAAAATTCCCTCAATATCCTTTATCCCCGCTGGAAGTAGACTTTTACCTTCCCTAATAGCCTTTTCAGCTCCCCTATCAACAGTTATTATCCCCTTTGCTACAGATAATGTCTGAAGCCAGCTTTTCTTTCTTGATCTTTTTCTCTTTTTTTCAGGATGTATAAATGTCCCTATCCTCTCACCTGATAATATTCTGGCTACTACACCTTTCTCCTTAGGGGCTATAACAACAGGGATTGAGTGTGAGACAGCTACCTTTGCCGCCTCAAGTTTGCTTCTCATCCCACCTGTACCAAATTTTGATTTTGAGGATCCTGCAAACTTTAAAGCCTTATCTATATCTGAAAGTTCCTGTATAAGCTGTGCGTCCTTCTCAGAAGGATCCTTCGTGTACAGCCCACCTGCTGTTGAAAGTATTACAAGAAGATCAGCATTGACAAGTACCGAAACATGGGCTGCTAAAAAATCATTATCACCAAAAACTATCTCCTCAACAGCTACAGTATCATTCTCATTTATTACAGGAACAACATCCATCTCCAGCAGCTTATTAAGTGTGTTCTGGGCAAGGATATACCTTCTCCTCTCCTGTAATCCTTCAATTGTTAGAAGTACCTGCCCTATTATAAGGGAGTTTTTTGAGAATATCTTATCGTATATCTGCATTAGATAGGCCTGTCCTACAGATGCAACAGCCTGCTTTTCAGTAACTGTTTTTGGTTTTGATTTAAGTCCTAACTTCTTTATACCTGCAAGGACAGCTCCTGAAGAAACTATCAGAACTTCTATATCATTTTTCTGTAAACTCTTTATCTGATCTGAGAGATCCTTTATAAAATCCAGATCTACATCACTGTTCTTTTCAAGAAGATGTGATCCTATCTTTACAACAACCCTTTTTATACTCCTCAGTTCTTCTCTCATATCAGCCTTTCCTTGCAAAGATCAGATATCCTGTATGAGCTACCATTCTGTCCTCAGGTCTTAGCCTGTCCGGAACTGGTTTGTAATTTCTTAGCAGTATCTCTTTAACTTCAGGCTGTATAAACCCGTGGTATGAAAGTGATTCAAGTATCCTGCTTACCTGATTTGTTGTGGGAAGTAGAAAACCTATAGGTGATCCTCTTTTTAATGCTGACTTAACATTTTCCATATAAAGCCAGGGCTCTCTAACATCAATAAATGCAGCATCAAAGTAGTCTTCAGGCAGTTTTTCAGAAAGATCATGGTGGAACAATGAGACATAATCTTCCATACCTGCAAGTCTCAGATTTTCTTTTACTGTATCTATATACTTCTCTTCCTTTTCATAACCGTAAATCTTCCCTGAAGGCTTGACAGCATTCGCCATAACAATAGTTAATGCTCCACTTCCTATACCTGACTCTAAAACCCTCATGCCGTCTGTTATACCGAGTTTCAGTGTTATGTACGCTGAATCTTTTGGGTATATGATCTGTGTCTGCCTCTTTATACCAAACATTATTATCTCGTAAAGTGTCGGCTTTAAAATGAGAAACTCATTTCCTTTGTGGGTTTTTACAGTATCCCCAAACTCCTTTCCTATTATCTGATCGTGGTATATATTCCCCTTATGGGTTCCGAATATCTCCCCTTTTTTAAGCTTTATAAAAAAGGAGTTCTTCCTGTCTTTAAGCTGGACTGTGTCACCTTCCTTTATCATCCTGTCAGTATGTAAAGGCTGAGCTCCTTGTTGTTATACAGGTCTATAGAGTAGTTATCCCAGAAAACACACGTTCCACCTGCTATAAACTTACCTCCAGACTCAGGGTGTACATACTCTGCGAATAGAAGAAGATCAAGCCCAAGTTTTGATTTTGCAGTATCAGATCCGTATATAAGAGGTCTTACCTCTTTTTTTGTTGTGGTAAGTGTGTCTGTACAGGCGAGCATAACTTTTTTGATATTTTCAGGCAGATTTGTGCAGTCAGATGCGACTATCAGCAGATCATCATTTTCGTAATTACTGAATGGGTCTGTAACTATATCTCCGTTAAACTTTATACCAAATCTCTCTGAAAGTGTGTTGCATGTATCAGCTATCCTGTCCTCATTCTTGTAATACCCGAAAATACCTACAGTTTTACCCTTCCTAACAAGCTCCTCTATAAAATCAACCTCCTCTTCCTTAAAAGGTATCTCAGGGTAGTTAAATATCACTGTATCGTAATCTGAGAACCTCTCAACATCATCAACCTCATCAATCTTTATGTCGTTTTCCCTGGCATACCTTTCAAGCTTTGAGAAGTAATAATGGTCAGAAATAATAAACTCCTGGTGTGCCAGACTCCAAGCTACCTTTCTCATGTAACCTCCTTTAATCAGTGTAGTTTGATAATTTTTTAAATATCTCTAATACAGAGCAGAAATCTTCATCTTCAAGGCCGTATGCCTTAGCACTGTTAAAAAGCTCTCTTGTAACGGATGTTAAAAATAAAGGGTATCTGTTTTTATGTGCTATATCTATGGCGTACGTCAGATCTTTGTGTATAAGTCCTACTGAGAAATGGGTTGAGTAGTCCTCTTTCAAGAGTTTCTCCTTTTTGGCTTCAAGAACGAGGGATCTGCCTGCTCCATTCTCAAGTACTGAGAGTGCAAGCTCAGGATCTATACCAACCTTTTTAGCAAAAGCAAAAGCTTCAGAAAGAACAGCCATAAAAGATCCAAGAACCGTGTTGTTTATAAGCTTCATTGTTGACGCTATACCGTAATCTCCCATATAGAAGATCTCTTTTCCAAGAACCTCAAAGATGTCTCTGTTCTGATCAAACTTATCCTGATCTCCACTGACAACTATCGTGAGTATCCCTTTCTTTGCCGGGATAACACTACCCAAAACAGGAGCCTCTAAGAAATCAGCCCCTTTTTTTATAAGATCCTCAGCAACCTTTCTCGCTGTTTCTGGATGGACCGTTGTCATGTCTATAAAAAGTTTTCCTTTCAGATCAACACCTGATTTAAGTATTCTGGTGTAAAGATCGTTCACAGACTCTGATCCAAAGAGCATTGTTATGATTATATCCTTTTCCTTTACAAGCTCGTTTAGATCTCTTTTATAAGGAAGTCCTGACTCCTTAGCCTTATCTAATGTTCTGTTCCATACATGGATATCATAACCTGCGTTAAACAGATTTGTTGCCATAGGAAGTCCCATGTGTCCAAGTCCGATCCATCCAATCTTCTTTGACATGGCAACCTCCTATACGCCATCCTTCATAAGTTTGTATATAAAACTGTCAACAACAGCCTGCCATGATGCTTCAATGATGTTGTCTGAGACACCTACAGTTCCCCATTTTTTCTCCCTGTCCTTACTCTCAACGAGAACCCTTATCTTTGCAGCCGTTCCGGCTGTCTCATTGACTATTCTCACCTTATAATCAATAAGCTCAACCTCTGCAAGTGATGGATATATCCCAACAAGAGCCTTTTTCAAAGCCCTATCAAGTGCGTTAACGGGACCGTAACCGAGTGATGCTGTATGCTCGTAATGATTATCTATCTTTATCCTTACTGTAGCCTCAGAAACAGGCTCTTTATCTGTGTATCTTCTTGCTATAAGAACCCTGTACGCATCAAGATCAAAGTACTTTTTAAGCATTCCAAGATGTTTTCTGATTAATAGTTCAAGGGATGCTTCAGCAGCCTCAAAATGGTAGCCGTAGTTCTCAAGCTGTTTTATCTCCCTTACAAGTTCTGCAATTCTTGGATCTTTCTCATCAAGCTGTATACCAAGCTCTCTTGCCTTGTAGATAATGTTACTCTTTCCTGCAAGATCTGAAACAAGTATCTTCCTTCTGTTTCCAACCTGCTCAGGATCTATATGTTCGTAAAGTCTGCTGTTTTTAATTACAGCTGAAGCGTGAACACCTCCTTTGTGGGCAAACGCACTGTCCCCGACATAGGGCATATTCTTTGGAACGGGTAGATTCACAAGATCTGCAACAAAGTTTGAGATCTCTTTAAGTCTTTTAATGTTTTCCCTTGGGATAGTCTCATAACCGAGTTTTAATGTCAGATCAGGAATTATTGAGCACAGATTCGCATTTCCACATCTCTCACCAAAACCGTTTATAGTTCCGTGAACCTGAACAGCACCATTTAAAACAGCAACTATTGAGTTCCAGACAGCTGTGTCAGAATCATTATGGGCATGTATTCCAAGTCTGTTGTTTATTCCTCTCTCTTTTACCTCCTTTATTATTCTTTCAATCTCGTTAGGAAGTGTCCCGCCGTTTGTATCAGCAAGGACAAGGAAGTCAGCCCCTCCTTCAGATGCTGCATTCAGAACCTTAACAGCATACTCAGGATTCGATTTATAACCATCAAAGAAATGCTCACCTATAAATACAACCTCATCTGTATGCTTTTTCAGAAACTGGACCGTATCAAAAACCATCTCAAGATTTTTCTCAAGATCCGTCTTTAAGGCCTGTGTAACATGTATGTCCCACGACTTTCCAAATATCGTTATTACAGGTGTTTCAGCCTTTACAAGATTCTGGACTAAAGGATCATCCTCAACCTTAAGATAAGCCCTTCTTGTTGATCCAAAGGCTGCGATCTTTGAGTTTTTAAGATTTAACTTCTTGACCTCCTTAAAGTACTGATCATCCTTAGGATTTGATCCAGGCCATCCACCCTCTATGTAATGTATACCGAAATCATCAAGTTTTTCCGTTATTCTAAGTTTATCCTCTACAGATACATTAACCCCTTCAGCCTGTGTTCCATCCCTTAAAGTTGTATCATAGATAAGAACCTTTTTTTCCATGAATATCTCCAGTTACAGAATTTTTCTTAAAAATCTATTAAAAATTCTATCATAAGCAAGATATAATTTGTCTGTAATACAAGTATTTAAAAGGGAGGTATGAGATGAAGGTATTTACCCCTTATGCTGTTTTATTCTTACATGCTTTTCCTCTTAATAAAGAGATGTACAGATCACAGTTTGAGTTTCTTGAGAAAGAAGGAGTTCCCTATGTTGCTGTTGATTACTTTGGTTTCGGTGAAGAGAGGAACATCCCTTCAGACTACTCAATATCACAGCTTACAGACTATATAGTTTACAGACTCTCCAGTCTGGGTATAAAGAAGGTTATACCTGTAGGAGACAGTATGGGTGGATATATAATGTTTGATCTCTGGAGAAGATACAGGGATATTCTATCCGGTCTTGTTTTTGTATCAACAAGGGCTGAAGCTGACACCGAGGAAGGGAAGAAAGGAAGATACGCAACGATAGAGAGGATAAAAAAGGAAGGTAAGGAATTTCTGATTGAGTTTATGCTGGATGCCCAGACATCACCATCAACAAAAAATGACAGAAATAAGATGAGAAAGCTTGAGTGTATTATGAGGCAGGCTACAGAAGAGGGAATAATAAAAGCACTTAAAGCTCTTGCAGAAAGACCTGATAATACAGATATCCTTCAGAGCATTGATATTCCTACACTTGTAATTGCAGGTAGAGATGATGAGAAGGTAACACCTCCTTCGGTTGTAAAGAAGATAGCAGATGGCATAAAAGGTTCCCGGTTTGTAGAGATAGATAACGCCGCCCATCTGCCACCTTTTGAAAATCCTGAGGCGTTTAACAGTATTTTAGGCGATTTTTTAAAAAAGGTTTTATAGATGCTCAAATCCTCTCTCTTTAAGGGGTTTCAGCCCCTTTTCATCTTTTATAAAGATCCCTGATCCTTTCTCCGTGTAACCTATCTTAAAGCAGTCTTTAAATTTTTCAGTATCCTGTTTATTTACGGTAAAAACAAGCTGGTAATCCTCACCACCGTAAAGTATGTAATCGTATATATCCTTACCATACTTTTTACAGAATCTTTCAAGATCAGGATCAACTGGAAGTTTATCCTTTTCTATAACTAACTTAACACCACTCATCTTCTGTATATGTGAAAGATCACCAACAAGACCGTCACTTATATCTATACATGATCTTGCATATCTCTGTATTAAATTCTGGAGGTCATATCTCGCTTCAGGTCTTGTATGTTTCTCTATAAGTCTCATCTCAAAATCCTCATAACTTTCTCTGTCCATCAAAAGAAGCTCAAGCCCAGCCCTTGAACAGCCCGTAAATCCGGACAGTAAGATAACCTCACCTTCCTCAGCACCACCTCTTGGAACAAACCTTTCAGTCTCCCCTACAAGAAAAAGATCAAGAATGATCTCTTCCGATGAGGTCGTGTTTCCACCTATAACTGAAAATCCGTATCTATCAAGGGCATCATTCATGCCTTTATATACACCTTCAATAAATGAGTACTCTGTACTTTCAGGTATACCAATTGAAATAAAACCCCATCTCGGCTTTCCACCACAGGCCACTATATCGCTAACATTAATTGATACAAGTTTCCATCCTAAATCCTCAGGTTTTATCTTTCCCTTTATAAAATGGTGGTTTTCAAGCTGTATATCCCCTGTAAAGAGCATGAGCTTTCCATCAAGATTTACACATGCACAGTCATCACCAAAACCTACAACAACATCAGGATCATCTATTCTTAATATCTTTGTAAGTCTATCTATCAGACCAAACTCACCTAAACTTTTAACCTTCATAATCCCACCTTTTATAAAAATTAACAATCTATGCTAAAATTATAAAAGTTTTATTATCAATCTGGAGGATTAAATGGGAGTAAAAATTGGTATAAACCAGATCAAAAAGGATATGTTTATCGTTCATGATGGACAGCCTTATAGAGTTCTGGATTATGATCATGTAAAACCTGGAAAGGGTCAGGCTTTTGTAAGGGTAAAGGCAAAGAATATGAAAACAGGAAATGTTATAGAGATAACCTACAAATCATCTGAAAGTATAGAGCTTGCAGATTTTGAGCAGAGACAGATGTCTTACTCATACTTTGATGGCGATTCCTACTGGTTTATAGATATGAATACAGGTGATATGATAGCTGTCCCCGCCTCCGTTCTCGGAGATGAGGCACAGTTCTTAAAGGAAGGAATGGAGGTGTTTATATTCCTCGATAAAGGACAGCCGATCGGTGTAGAACTTCCAAAGTCTGCTGTTTATGAGGTTATTGAGACAGAACCCGGTTTTAAAGGTGATACCGCCACATCCACACTGAAACCTGCAAAGATTGATACAGGAGCCACTGTTCAGGTACCTCTTTTTATAAATGAGGGTGACAAGATAAAGATAGACACAAGAACAGGTAAGTATATTGAAAGAGTTAATGAGTAAAGGGGAGTATTATGGATAAGGATCTAATCTTTGAGATCATTGAAAAGATAAAAGGTACAAAGATTGAAGAGGTTGAGTTTGAAACGGAAGAGGGGAAGATAAAGATAAAGCAGTATGTAGGCCCTAAGGAGGTTGTATCACATACACCATCCCCTGTAATTGAGGTAAAGGAGGAGATCAAAGGAGTTCAGCCTCAGGTTGAGATAGAGGCAAAAACAGAAGCTCAGAAATATCATGTTATAAAATCTCCACTTGTTGGAACATTTTACAGAGCACCTTCACCAGGGGCACCTCCATTTGTTGAAGAAGGGGATATGGTATCTAAGGGACAGGTTCTCTGTATAATAGAGGCTCTCAAAGTTATGAACGAGATAGAAAGTGATATTAATGGAAGGGTTGTTAAGATACTTGTTGAAAATGGACAGCCTGTTGAATACGGACAGGAATTATTTTATATAGAACCAGCGTGATGAGGTAAATAAATGGTAAAACAACCGAATAATATTCTGATAACAGGTGGAGCCGGATTTATAGGCTCCAATCTTGCTCTCACTCTTCAGGAGATATATCCTGAAAGTAAGATTCTTATACTTGATGATTTTTCAAGTGCTAACTTTAAAAACCTTAAAAAGTTCAAAGGTGAGGTTCTAGCCTGTGATGTCTCATCTGATGAGATATTCTTTAAGGCAGATGAGTTTCAGCCTGATCTGATATTCCATCTTGCATCTATAACTGACACAACCGTTACAGATCAGGAACTTATGATGAGGAAGAATGTTGATGGTTTTAAAAATGTACTTGAGATAGCATACGATAACGAAGCAACCGTTGTTTATGCTTCATCAGCATCTGTTTATGGAAATGTGAAGGAGCATATCCCATTAAAGGAAGACAGGGAAAAATCACCTGAGAATGTTTATGCATTCTCAAAGTATATAATGGACAATATTGCGGAGGATTTTTCCGAAAAAACAGGTCTGAAAGTTGTTGGAGTCAGATACTTCAATGTTTATGGTTATGGAGAGGCTCATAAAGGAAAGTTTGCGAGTATGATATACCAGCTTTACAGACAGATGAAAGCAGGGAAGAGACCTAGACTTTTCAAATGGGGAGAACAGAAGAGGGATTTTGTTTATATAAAGGATGCTGTTGAGGCAACAATCCTTGCCAAGGAAGCACCTCATTCCACCGTTTATAATGTTGGAAGTGGTGAGGCAAGATCATTTAATGATATTGTTTCCCTTTTGAACAAATACCTTGGTCTTGATCTTCAGCCTGATTATTTTGACTGTCCTTATGATTTTTACCAGGAGTATACACAGGCTGATATGTCGAAGATAAAGGAAGAGCTTGGCTTTGTTCCGAAGTACAACCTTGAGAAAGGTATAAAAGAGTACGTTGATATACTTGAAGGTAGGATCTAGATGAAAGTTCTAAAGGTTAAAGTTCCTGCCACTACAGCAAATCTTGGAGCAGGCTTTGACACACTCGGACTTGCTCTTACTCTGTACAACGAGTTTATCGTTGAGGAACATGATGGCGTAGTTATAGAGACGGAGCCTAAAAATGAGTTCCTTGAAATTCCTGAAAATAACCTTTTTATACAGGTCATAAAGTACGCCTGTGAAAGAAGAGGAAAAACATTTCACGGTGCCAAGCTGAAGCAGATAAACAGAGTTCCTGTTGCAAGGGGGCTTGGCAGCAGTGCAACGGCTATAGTTGGAGCTATTGTTGTATCATCAGCTGTAAGTAAAACAGAGCTTACCGATGATATATTCTTTGATATAGCCTACAGATTTGAACCTCATCCTGATAATCTCATCCCTGCATGGAAAGGTGGATTTATAACAGCACTCAAAGATAGGGAAAAAACATACTACAACAGTATAGATTTTCCAGAGGATATAAAAGCTGTAGTTGTAATACCTGAGTTTGAGCTTTCCACTGAAAAGGCAAGATCTGTTCTTCCTGAAAGGATACCACTGAGAGATGGTATATTCAATGTCCAGAGGGTATCACTGTTTTTATCAGCTTTACAGAACAGAAGGTATGATCTTCTCAGAGTTGCTATGGAAGATAGATTTCACCAGCCTTACAGAAAAAAGCTTATACCGAACTTTGACAGGGTTGTCCAGAATGGTTACGACGCAGGGGCTTTAGGTGTTTCTCTAAGTGGTGCTGGAAGTGCTATACTGGCACTTGCGGATAGGAACTTTGAAGAGATAGGAAAGGCCATGACTGAAGGCTTTTCAGAAGCAGGTATAAGATCAGAGTATAAAATCCTTGATATTGACAGGGAAGGGGCGAATTTAGAAATCTTAGAGTAACCTTTTTGACATAAAGTTCTCAGATCAGTAAATTTATCCTTAAAGATTAATAAAAACTTATCTGTACAGAAATTTACAATCTAACAGGAGGGCTGTACGATGGGGAAGATCCTTGTTCTTTATGACTCAGAGACAGGGCATACAGCAAAGATGGCCGAGTATGTTGCAAAGGGAGCCAAGAAATTTCCTGTTGAGGTGAGGGTTAAATCTGTTGATGAGGCTTCAAAGGAAGATATCCTGTGGTGTGATGGTGTTGCCGTTGGAAGTCCAACCCATCTTGGTGTTATGTCCTGGAAGATGAAAAAGTTCTGGGATGATATTGTAGATCTCTGGGGAACTATTGATGGGAAGATTGGATGTGCATTTTCCTCATCAGGTGGATGGGGTGGTGGTAACGAGGTTGCCTGTATGTCCATACTAACAATGCTTATGAATTATGGATTTCTTGTTTTTGGTGTAACAGATTACACAGGTGAGAAGTTCACACTTCATTACGGTGCCGTTTCCGCAGGTGAACCGAGAAAAGATGAGGAGATCAAAGCATGTGAGAGACTTGGTGAGAGACTTGCCCAGTGGGTGCTTATATATGTTGACGGCAATAAAGAATACCTGAAAAGCCTTAAAGGATCATAGAACTGTCCCTGCTGATTCCTTTTTTGCTGACAGTATATCTGTCAGCTTATTTATCTCACTTTTATTCAGGAATATCTCTATCCTGTCTGTACCTATACCTCTTGTTTCAAAATTTCTTGCTATCTCCATAATCAGATCAGGATCAAAGTCTGAATCAAAGTAGATTGTAGATACAGGTTCCTTAAGCTCTATCTTTGTTATTCCGCTGTTCTTTGCAGCTTTTTTAAGTTTTGAGATCTCAAGGTAAAGACTGAAAGCTGAAGGGATAAAATCATAGAAGTTTTTAAGATACTCCTTTAGTCTATCAATCTCTTCAATATCCGTTGTTTTTGCTATAGCCATATATATATTCATCCTTTCCTGAGGATCAGGTATAAAATCCTCAGGTATGTAACTCTCAAAATCAACCTGAATAACAGGTTCTCTCTCCCTCCTGTCCATCTCCTCATTAATAGCTTCCTGTAGAAGCTTCAGATACATCTCATATCCCACAGCCTTTATATGTCCAGACTGCTCAACGCCAAGAATATTTCCAACCCCTCTTATCTGCATATCCTCTATGGAAACTTTTAGTCCAGATCCAGGTCTCGTCAGTCTCAATATCACATCTATCCTTTTTTCTGCATTCTCTGTAATCTGTGGAGGGAGCAGTAGATAACAGTAAGCCTGTATATTCCCCCTTCCAACTCTCCCCCTCAGGTGGTATAGCTGGGCAAGACCAAAAAGATCAGCCCTCTCAATTATAAGTGTGTTTGCTGTTGGTATATCT is a window of Persephonella marina EX-H1 DNA encoding:
- the aroE gene encoding shikimate dehydrogenase translates to MDTVINGETEVYGIFGYPVKHSKSPLFQNAAFSYLGINAVYLPFSVKPEDLKNAVEGIRALSIKGVNITVPHKEEVLKLVNEISEEVKYIGASNTIKNIDGYLIAYNTDAYGFIQGLKELVENISGKKVLVIGAGGASRAVVYGLIKEGAEKIYISNRTLKRAEDIIRDFSKLSRFTEKILEPLPLSQIEELLCNVDIIVNTTSVGLRDEDRPLFDYSKIEKRHIVVDIIYRKTPLLKAAEEKGCLWQDGLPMLLYQGARSFEIWTGKKAPINIMKKALSD
- a CDS encoding secondary thiamine-phosphate synthase enzyme YjbQ, which gives rise to MLKEGKTKVYTEYLTFNTKNRRELVRITERVQEAVRKSGIQEGLCLVSAMHLTASVFIQDDEEGLHQDIWDWLEKLAPFRSDYRHHLTGEDNGDAHLKNLLTHLQVVLPVTEGRLDLGPWQEIFYAEYDGQRPKRVVIKILGI
- a CDS encoding endonuclease V, with the protein product MIIPGGVDPETIERLKREQIELSKKLQLKDIRPVQDIRYVAGVDVTFTDIWKKETVAIACITVIDIKDNFKEVETVFSEREIDFPYIPTFLAYRELPPVLDAYEKIRSEVDAFIIDGMGILHPRKMGIASHFGVITGEISVGCGKSKLVGQFEEPENKNLSYRPVYIDGEKRGYILRTKKNTKPIFVSPGNNISVDSSLELVIKCLNGYKLPEPTRKAHNRLQEYRRKKYA
- the proB gene encoding glutamate 5-kinase; the protein is MREELRSIKRVVVKIGSHLLEKNSDVDLDFIKDLSDQIKSLQKNDIEVLIVSSGAVLAGIKKLGLKSKPKTVTEKQAVASVGQAYLMQIYDKIFSKNSLIIGQVLLTIEGLQERRRYILAQNTLNKLLEMDVVPVINENDTVAVEEIVFGDNDFLAAHVSVLVNADLLVILSTAGGLYTKDPSEKDAQLIQELSDIDKALKFAGSSKSKFGTGGMRSKLEAAKVAVSHSIPVVIAPKEKGVVARILSGERIGTFIHPEKKRKRSRKKSWLQTLSVAKGIITVDRGAEKAIREGKSLLPAGIKDIEGIFSKNDVVAIQNEDGKIIGKGIVNYSYREIKKIKGLKSKDVEKVLKKKFTEVIHRDNMVVFG
- a CDS encoding tRNA (adenine-N1)-methyltransferase, producing the protein MIKEGDTVQLKDRKNSFFIKLKKGEIFGTHKGNIYHDQIIGKEFGDTVKTHKGNEFLILKPTLYEIIMFGIKRQTQIIYPKDSAYITLKLGITDGMRVLESGIGSGALTIVMANAVKPSGKIYGYEKEEKYIDTVKENLRLAGMEDYVSLFHHDLSEKLPEDYFDAAFIDVREPWLYMENVKSALKRGSPIGFLLPTTNQVSRILESLSYHGFIQPEVKEILLRNYKPVPDRLRPEDRMVAHTGYLIFARKG
- a CDS encoding NAD(P)-dependent oxidoreductase — its product is MSKKIGWIGLGHMGLPMATNLFNAGYDIHVWNRTLDKAKESGLPYKRDLNELVKEKDIIITMLFGSESVNDLYTRILKSGVDLKGKLFIDMTTVHPETARKVAEDLIKKGADFLEAPVLGSVIPAKKGILTIVVSGDQDKFDQNRDIFEVLGKEIFYMGDYGIASTMKLINNTVLGSFMAVLSEAFAFAKKVGIDPELALSVLENGAGRSLVLEAKKEKLLKEDYSTHFSVGLIHKDLTYAIDIAHKNRYPLFLTSVTRELFNSAKAYGLEDEDFCSVLEIFKKLSNYTD
- the cimA gene encoding citramalate synthase; the encoded protein is MEKKVLIYDTTLRDGTQAEGVNVSVEDKLRITEKLDDFGIHYIEGGWPGSNPKDDQYFKEVKKLNLKNSKIAAFGSTRRAYLKVEDDPLVQNLVKAETPVITIFGKSWDIHVTQALKTDLEKNLEMVFDTVQFLKKHTDEVVFIGEHFFDGYKSNPEYAVKVLNAASEGGADFLVLADTNGGTLPNEIERIIKEVKERGINNRLGIHAHNDSDTAVWNSIVAVLNGAVQVHGTINGFGERCGNANLCSIIPDLTLKLGYETIPRENIKRLKEISNFVADLVNLPVPKNMPYVGDSAFAHKGGVHASAVIKNSRLYEHIDPEQVGNRRKILVSDLAGKSNIIYKARELGIQLDEKDPRIAELVREIKQLENYGYHFEAAEASLELLIRKHLGMLKKYFDLDAYRVLIARRYTDKEPVSEATVRIKIDNHYEHTASLGYGPVNALDRALKKALVGIYPSLAEVELIDYKVRIVNETAGTAAKIRVLVESKDREKKWGTVGVSDNIIEASWQAVVDSFIYKLMKDGV
- a CDS encoding alpha/beta fold hydrolase; translated protein: MKVFTPYAVLFLHAFPLNKEMYRSQFEFLEKEGVPYVAVDYFGFGEERNIPSDYSISQLTDYIVYRLSSLGIKKVIPVGDSMGGYIMFDLWRRYRDILSGLVFVSTRAEADTEEGKKGRYATIERIKKEGKEFLIEFMLDAQTSPSTKNDRNKMRKLECIMRQATEEGIIKALKALAERPDNTDILQSIDIPTLVIAGRDDEKVTPPSVVKKIADGIKGSRFVEIDNAAHLPPFENPEAFNSILGDFLKKVL